A stretch of the Vitis vinifera cultivar Pinot Noir 40024 chromosome 16, ASM3070453v1 genome encodes the following:
- the LOC100248004 gene encoding transketolase, chloroplastic, producing MAAASASSSLYLLPRTLNHHSSTPHPNRLSLSGLTPKTQALRTRHGRRARATVRAAAVETLQKADTSLVEKSINTIRFLSIDAVEKANSGHPGLPMGCAPMGHILYDEVMRYNPSNPYWFNRDRFVLSAGHGCMLQYALLHLAGYDSVKEEDLKSFRQWGSRTPGHPENFETPGVEVTTGPLGQGIANAVGLAAVEKHLAARFNKPDNEIVDHYTYVILGDGCQMEGISNEVCSLAGHWGLGKLIAFYDDNHISIDGDTEIAFTESVDTRFEGLGWHVIWVKNGNTGYDEIRAAIKEAKAVKDKPTLIKVTTTIGYGSPNKANSYSVHGSALGAKEVDATRKNLGWPHEPFHVPEDVKKHWSRHIPDGAALEAEWNAKFAEYEKKYKEEAAELKSIITGELPAGWDKALPTYTPESAADATRNLSQQCLNALAKVLPGLLGGSADLASSNMTLLKMFGDFQKGTPEERNVRFGVREHGMGAICNGIALHSLGLIPYCATFFVFTDYMRAAIRISALSEAGVIYVMTHDSIGLGEDGPTHQPIEHLASFRAMPNILMLRPADGNETAGAYKVAVVNRKRPSILALSRQKLPQLPGTSIAGVEKGGYAISDNSSGNKPDVILIGTGSELEIAAKAGDELRKEGKTVRVVSLVSWELFDDQSDAYKESVLPAAVTARVSIEAGSTFGWEKIVGSKGKAIGIDRFGASAPAGKIYKEFGITVEAVIEAAKAVW from the exons atggcggCTGCTTCTGCTTCGTCATCGCTCTATCTCCTCCCCCGCACCCTCAACCACCACAGCTCCACCCCACACCCCAACCGCCTCTCCCTGTCGGGTCTCACCCCAAAGACACAGGCTTTACGCACCCGCCATGGAAGGCGCGCAAGGGCCACCGTTAGGGCGGCGGCGGTGGAGACGCTCCAGAAGGCGGACACGTCTCTGGTGGAGAAGTCGATCAACACGATAAGATTTCTGTCGATAGACGCAGTGGAGAAGGCGAATTCCGGTCACCCAGGTCTGCCCATGGGGTGTGCTCCCATGGGTCATATACTGTACGATGAGGTCATGAGGTACAACCCCTCCAACCCCTACTGGTTCAATCGTGATCGATTCGTTCTCTCCGCTGGCCACGGCTGTATGTTGCAGTATGCTTTACTTCATCTTGCTGGCTATGACAGTGTTAAg GAAGAGGATTTGAAGTCTTTCCGACAATGGGGAAGTAGAACTCCTGGTCACCCAGAGAACTTCGAGACACCTGGGGTTGAAGTGACAACTG GCCCTCTTGGTCAGGGTATTGCCAATGCTGTTGGTTTGGCCGCTGTGGAGAAGCATTTGGCTGCAAGATTCAACAAACCTGACAATGAGATTGTCGACCACTACAC GTATGTGATACTTGGTGATGGATGTCAAATGGAAGGAATTTCAAATGAAGTTTGTTCCCTTGCTGGGCACTGGGGGCTTGGGAAGCTGATTGCATTTTATGATGATAACCACATTTCAATTGATGGTGACACTGAAATTGCATTTACTGAAAGTGTTGACACCCGTTTTGAGGGACTTGGGTGGCATGTGATTTGGGTGAAGAATGGTAACACTGGGTATGATGAAATTCGTGCTGCCATCAAGGAAGCAAAGGCTGTTAAAGACAAGCCCACATTGATTAAG GTGACAACTACCATTGGTTATGGTTCTCCTAACAAGGCAAACTCATATAGTGTTCATGGGAGTGCATTGGGTGCTAAAGAAGTAGATGCAACAAGGAAGAACCTTGGTTGGCCTCACGAGCCATTCCACGTGCCAGAGGATGTCAAAAA GCACTGGAGCCGCCACATCCCTGATGGAGCTGCCCTTGAAGCTGAATGGAATGCCAAGTTTGCAGAGTATGAGAAGAAATACAAAGAAGAAGCAGCAGAATTAAAGTCCATCATCACTGGTGAACTACCTGCTGGTTGGGATAAAGCACTTCCG ACTTACACTCCTGAAAGTGCTGCTGATGCTACCAGAAATCTGTCTCAACAATGTCTTAATGCTCTGGCCAAAGTTCTTCCTGGGCTCCTAGGTGGCAGTGCAGATCTTGCTTCCTCCAACATGACTTTGCTGAAAATGTTTGGTGACTTCCAAAAAGGCACCCCTGAAGAGCGAAATGTCCGTTTTGGTGTCAGGGAGCACGGAATGGGTGCCATCTGCAATGGAATTGCTCTGCACAGCCTTGGCCTTATTCCCTACTGTGCGACCTTCTTTGTTTTCACCGACTACATGAGGGCCGCCATTAGGATTTCTGCCTTAAGTGAAGCTGGAGTTATTTATGTGATGACCCATGATTCAATTGGGCTTGGAGAGGATGGACCAACTCATCAACCAATTGAGCATCTGGCAAGCTTCAGAGCCATGCCAAATATTCTAATGCTCCGTCCTGCTGATGGAAATGAGACTGCTGGTGCATATAAGGTTGCAGTTGTTAACAGAAAGAGACCCTCGATTCTTGCTCTCTCACGTCAAAAGCTTCCTCAGCTTCCTGGAACATCCATTGCAGGAGTTGAGAAAGGAGGTTACGCCATTTCTGACAATTCTTCAGGCAATAAGCCAGATGTTATTTTGATTGGAACTGGGTCCGAATTGGAGATTGCTGCCAAGGCAGGAGATGAGCTGAGGAAGGAAGGAAAGACTGTAAGGGTGGTATCCCTGGTTTCCTGGGAGTTGTTTGATGACCAGTCCGATGCATACAAGGAAAGTGTCCTCCCAGCTGCTGTAACAGCTAGAGTCAGTATTGAAGCAGGATCCACATTTGGATGGGAGAAGATTGTAGGAAGCAAGGGAAAGGCGATTGGCATTGACCGATTTGGAGCAAGTGCACCAGCAGGAAAGATCTACAAGGAGTTTGGAATTACAGTGGAGGCTGTAATTGAAGCAGCTAAGGCAGTTTGGTAG